The genomic interval GCCAGGACCCCCGGGCCAACACCTATTACTGGCTGGCCGGCGAGGCGCCTCCCCCAGCCGAGGCTGTTTCGGATCGGGCGGCCCTGGCTGCAGGCTACATCACCCTTACGCCCTTGCGCTACGACCTCACCGATGAGGCGGCGCTGGCCAGCCGTCTGGGGGCGGCGATCGAGTCGGCGGACCTGGGGCTCTGACGCGGGACCGCATGGAGATGGTGGAAGCAGGAGGCGTCCCGGGCTGGCGTGGTGCGGGCGGAGTGCCGGTTTGGGCCTGGAATGACTGCCGGCCGCCGGTGCGCAACCCTGGTTGATTTCAGTCCAGGGGGCAGAGTATGATGGTTTCTGGTAACTGGGCGTCCTGAAAGGACGTTCCTGTTCGGTCGGAGCTCGGATCGCCAGCAGGCCGGGAGCGGAACGGAGGCACAGCCCTATGGTCCGGATCATGATCGTCGACGATCATACCATTCTCAGGCAGGGGGTGAAAGAGCTCCTGTCCCTCAACGATGAGTTCGAGGTGGTGGGAGAGGCAGCCGACGGCCGCGAGGCCCTGGCCCTGGTGGAGCGCTGCCACCCGGATGTGGTCTTCATGGACATCTCCATGCCCGGAATGGGGGGGATCGCCGCCACCCGGGAGATCAAGAAGCGCTCCCCCGAGGTGAAGGTGATCATTCTCACCATGTACCACAACAGCCAGTATGTTCACGAGAGCTTCCAGGCCGGCGCCAGCGGTTACCTTCTCAAGGCGGCCTCCTTCAACGAGCTGGCCTTGGCCGTGCAATCGGTGGTGGAGGGCAAGACCTACCTGAGCCCTGGCATCTCCGACCAGATTGTCCGCACCTTCCTGGCGGCCGGTGACGAAGCCGCCAAGAGGAGCCCCTGGGACACCTTGTCTCCCCGGGAGAAGGAGGTGGTACGCCTGGCGGTGGCTGGGAAGACCAGTCAGGAGATTGGCGATATCCTGTGCATCAGCTCCAAGACGGTGCGGGTGCACCTGTCCAACATCATGAAGAAGCTGGACATCCATTCCCGCACCGATTTGGTGCGCTTCGTGCACGCCATGGAAGAGATGGGGCGGGATGTCTGAGAAGGCCGTCGAAGTCCAGGGGGGCATCAACACAAAAGGGGCCGCAAGGCCCCTTTTGTGTTGGCAGGAGTCTGGAGCTGCTTCGGGCGCCGGTCTAGAGCATGAACCGCTCCAGGCGCTCTCGACAGGCCGCCAGGGCCTGGCGGGCCCGATTCAGGTCTTCCTGCTCCAGGGCCTGTGCCGCGGCTGATTCCCCGTTCCGCACCTCCCGCAGGCCGTCCCGCAGGCTGGCCAGCGTGGCATTGATGGTCGCGGCCAGGTCCTTCATGGTGTCATGCTCCCGGAGGCGAACCTGGACGGTGAGGTCCCCTCTCTGGACGGCCTGCAGATCCTGCTCGATCCGGTACATGGGGCCGGCGATCTTCTGGGGCAGGAAGATCGCGAGCAAGGCTCCCCCCAGGAGGCTGACCAGAGAGCCGGCAATCACCACCGGCAGCAGGAGGTCGCTCACCCGGCGGATCTTCAGATGGGCCTCGTAGAAGGAGGCGGCCGTTTCGTGGCGGGCATAGAAATAGAGGATCAGCGCCGCCACCAGGGAGCTGAGGATGATGGTGCCCAGGATGCGCACCAGGAGCCAGACCTGGAATTGCCTCTTGACGTTGAGATTGAGCTTTTTGCGCTTGTAGTGCGGCATTCCCCCCTCCTCGCAACGCTTGGGTGGTCCCCTTGGTTCCCTTCTCTATTCCCGTTCGCAGATGGTGGCGGCGCCGGACCGGAAAGCATCCGCTGCTGCCGCCCGCCTACGCGAGATCCTTGTGACAGCCGATGCACAGCTCCTTCTTGGACGGCTTGCGCAGCCGGAATTCAATGCTGGCGCCATGGTCGGCATGACAGGAGTTGCAGGTGATCCGTCCGTCCTCCAGGGTGTTGTATTCCTCCGGGATGGTCATCCCTTCCCGGGGGTAGACGTTCACAGGATGGGAGAGGACGTCCTTGGCTTCCTTGTGGCAGGTGTAGCAGATGGTGATGTTGGTCTCGAGCTCACTCCGCAAAGGAGGATGGTCGTCCGGCTTGCTGGCCCGCGCTCGTGGCTCGGGGGCCGCGGCTGTCCTCACCGGGGGCGGCGCTCCCACGGCCAGGCGCACTGGCTGGTTGGCGGCGAAGCGGACCAGGTAGCGATCGCCGTTGCGCAGGATGGTGTGCTCAAGCTCGATCACCTCGCTGCCCGCCTCCGCCGCCACCTCGACCGGTGAGACCGAGGTGGCCGTGGAGAGCTCCATGGCCTGCGATTCGCTCCGATTGCCGAACATGTCCTGGGATGCCACCCGGAAGCTGTATGTGGTCTTGGCCTTGAGGCCGGACAGGAGCACTTCGTGCTTGAGGCTCAGGTCATTGTCCGTGGGGGACTCGTTGTCCATGGCGCCGACACCGTAGAGCACCCGACTGTCCGCCACCTCGTCGGTGCGCCAGGCAATGGTGGCCGAGTAGAAGACCCCTCGCCGCACCTCTTTGACCTTGAGATCAGCGATCC from Thermodesulfobacteriota bacterium carries:
- a CDS encoding response regulator transcription factor; this translates as MVRIMIVDDHTILRQGVKELLSLNDEFEVVGEAADGREALALVERCHPDVVFMDISMPGMGGIAATREIKKRSPEVKVIILTMYHNSQYVHESFQAGASGYLLKAASFNELALAVQSVVEGKTYLSPGISDQIVRTFLAAGDEAAKRSPWDTLSPREKEVVRLAVAGKTSQEIGDILCISSKTVRVHLSNIMKKLDIHSRTDLVRFVHAMEEMGRDV
- a CDS encoding methyl-accepting chemotaxis protein encodes the protein MPHYKRKKLNLNVKRQFQVWLLVRILGTIILSSLVAALILYFYARHETAASFYEAHLKIRRVSDLLLPVVIAGSLVSLLGGALLAIFLPQKIAGPMYRIEQDLQAVQRGDLTVQVRLREHDTMKDLAATINATLASLRDGLREVRNGESAAAQALEQEDLNRARQALAACRERLERFML
- a CDS encoding cytochrome c3 family protein, coding for MAAPKYLVLATGLAAALAALGPAAHSAPAADPNDPEACYECHKQECDESLAKPFIHLPFLRRECHVCHLAPTRTATKGARGRATTDMPRNLRWLGESGLAQPEHVFVIPPADVDDVLYVKASNGHGGLVSEQLDLPPLEDLPPLVNDHTPPRIADLKVKEVRRGVFYSATIAWRTDEVADSRVLYGVGAMDNESPTDNDLSLKHEVLLSGLKAKTTYSFRVASQDMFGNRSESQAMELSTATSVSPVEVAAEAGSEVIELEHTILRNGDRYLVRFAANQPVRLAVGAPPPVRTAAAPEPRARASKPDDHPPLRSELETNITICYTCHKEAKDVLSHPVNVYPREGMTIPEEYNTLEDGRITCNSCHADHGASIEFRLRKPSKKELCIGCHKDLA